The Bacteroidales bacterium region GTGAGCAGATTCAACGAACGTATGTTCGTTAACTAACAACTGACAAATCTGCGGTTAAGCGAGGGCAAAATAAGTTTACTTAAACTTTGCCGAGCGTGAGCAGATTCAACGAACGTATGTTCGTTAACTAACAACTGACAACTAACAACTGACAACTGCCAGATGAAAACTGACAATTGACAACTTTGCCTCGGTAAGTTGCTATAAAATTACTCTCTTTAGTGGGGTTAAATGGGGCTATCTCTATCTCGCTTTCAAAGAGTAGTTTTTCTATATTGGCAAGTTTATATATAGCCTCCTTTGCAGACCATATTATTGCTGATATTAGTTGCTTATTGTCGCTACTCTCAATCCAAAGTTGTTCGTTTGTGGTAGTAAATTTTTTGTGTAGTGAATATTGTTTGCGGTCAATCTCCTCCAAGTCTATCCCTATTGGCTTTTCGCTTATTGCAACTGCTATGCTTTTTTTGCTATGGGATATAGATATAAATTTATTCTCACAATTTTCTATGTAAGGTGCGCCATTTGAACGGTGTTTTATCTCTTTTACTTGGCCTAACAGATGCTTTATGAGTATGTGTGAGATTAGTTGCTCTGTTTGTCGTTTAGTGTTTGAGTAGCTTGTCTTAATTTTGTTAAATATATCATTGTCCTCCAGTATCTCTTTTAACTCCTCAACTGTTTCGGTTTTGTGCCAAATGGCAATATTGGCACATCCAGTTTTTATTACTTCTGCAAGTGCCATATTCTATTGGGGTTTTATGCTTTCAATGATTTGTGCAATGTCGTTTTGCAGATACTCTACAATGGGGGCAATAGA contains the following coding sequences:
- a CDS encoding 4'-phosphopantetheinyl transferase superfamily protein translates to MALAEVIKTGCANIAIWHKTETVEELKEILEDNDIFNKIKTSYSNTKRQTEQLISHILIKHLLGQVKEIKHRSNGAPYIENCENKFISISHSKKSIAVAISEKPIGIDLEEIDRKQYSLHKKFTTTNEQLWIESSDNKQLISAIIWSAKEAIYKLANIEKLLFESEIEIAPFNPTKESNFIATYRGKVVNCQFSSGSCQLLVVSC